The Candida albicans SC5314 chromosome 5, complete sequence genome includes a region encoding these proteins:
- a CDS encoding uncharacterized protein (Predicted ORF from Assembly 19; removed from Assembly 20; subsequently reinstated in Assembly 21 based on comparative genome analysis) — protein sequence MFSTSRQLIKSSLIHRSYSTTTTTNGAPIKVTTTTTRKKVGAFRGGFIGFLLGVTTTGGLSYYYLLDQYKLANTVVIADIVALQNSITNLEKHIKSLEERK from the coding sequence atgtTTTCAACATCACgtcaattaatcaaatcatcattaatcCATCGTTCATattctactactactactactaatgGAGCACCAATAAAAGTTACAACGACAACTACTAGGAAAAAAGTTGGTGCATTTAGAGGAGGATTCATTGGATTTTTATTAGGTGTGACTACAACAGGAGGATTatcatattattatttattagatCAATATAAATTAGCTAATACTGTTGTTATTGCTGATATTGTTGCTTtacaaaattcaattactaatttggaaaaacatattaaatcattagaagaaagaaaataa
- a CDS encoding uncharacterized protein (Putative mitochondrial membrane protein; ortholog of S. cerevisiae Sls1; coordinates expression of mitochondrially-encoded genes; Hap43-induced) — MILSSQRCFYKYLTPYQGSLRNFTVSSLRLQKIQSIDDFVLPELKSEEKSLYDTSKRIFLKANQIYNDQKKNKYKTKTKNKLPTQTQRGDKGSGGGGISSRDSGDKLLPIIDRSFFMDFKPTDNEEGNDIYNSIETYKPLDSVIGIKKFEKLVKTMNNAFTKGQLKQYYDHQQSLNPGIRWKSSSSLVKTKLIEGIILDVWNISKSKKLIVNDMLEDRQILLKPWQRYLLGLNQSLLFKNMLRLKVKGKFSKNKLQLIGSEADLNFIEPELNKLLQDYTMESIDLSLIVDKNIEINFELIQEIAKVYFHKTKKTSNIYEIYGKNIEGISLAKRLLIWSINSNPHIKDEIFTTKSLTSESSSLPFVPFLNEELFPWYNRPFNYFVPLKKDHRSSNDLIFDKFDKMSNYFIESDELEELNDARFSLNEDIPQDNSNNAEEEEFDDDIDKLLNTTTITTTTTTKMDFPDMTKILDNQEKAKQQQQQQSHQDLEDLRKELGKFSNEDVDVSEFPNIAKLVEDFENADSTRTNQSENLNLENLRKELNQFSVESSNEEESKKNDIKFDVIDKLKLIESETDEKVPLFTTDTNNIDEHLTPKQIDELYEQVSDLKFTSDLNGVNEDKIISSAYTLQFGTIVMKNKKTPSSNGLIPKPIINSGDFQFQFVNSAPFMNDLISSYPVIPQPGCRQQFNEQPYANSMAIRLIPSMYQMKKKNNNNNNNNKYEITDKYLKYPPVEIQAQLDRGQILHYTLQVLSLEAVKNVAIPLPKLPCDIQVSRLLLGSLLPMNNEEENSSVSVSVSPKVRLSNHQPDLINFLEESKLNFTGTEKINVKPSIELIINDDGGGGEGEGESIKIKYDYLHVSYKTDLKFIVNEREILMSFIEGGEFGGKNCEIAIGNGELSKNEFEKLLKDSISLIKQI, encoded by the coding sequence ATGATTCTTCTGTCTCAAAGAtgtttttataaatatctAACTCCTTATCAAGGTCTGCTACGAAATTTCACTGTATCTTCGCTACGATTGCAAAAGATTCAATcgattgatgattttgttttaccTGAATTGAAATCAGAAGAGAAATCATTATATGATACTTCTAAAAGGATATTTTTAAAggcaaatcaaatttataatgatcaaaagaagaataaatataaaacaaaaaccaaaaacaaattaccAACTCAAACGCAAAGGGGCGACAAGGGgagtggtggtggtggaatACTGTCACGAGATCTGGGGgataaattattaccaattaTTGATCGATCATTTTTCATGGATTTTAAACCAACAGACAATGAAGAAGGAAatgatatttataattcGATAGAAACATATAAACCACTTGATTCTGTAATAGGTATTAAGaagtttgaaaaattggtcAAAACTATGAATAATGCTTTTACTAAAGGacaattaaaacaatattaCGATCATCAACAATCTCTTAATCCAGGAATACGATGGAAAAGTTCGAGTTCTTTagtgaaaacaaaattaattgaaggTATTATATTAGATGTTTGGAATATCagtaaaagtaaaaaattgattgttaatGATATGTTAGAAGATCgacaaatattattaaaaccTTGGCAACGGTATTTATTGGGATTAaatcaatcattattatttaaaaacaTGTTAAGATTAAAAGTTAAAGGTAAATTtagtaaaaataaattacaaTTAATTGGGTCAGAAgctgatttgaatttcattgaaccggaattaaataaattattacaagatTATACTATGGAAagtattgatttatcattaattgttgataaaaatattgaaattaattttgaattgattcaaGAAATAGCTAAAGTATATTTccataaaacaaaaaagacaaGTAATATTTATGAAATTTATGgtaaaaatattgaagGAATTTCATTAGCTAAAAGATTATTAATTTGGTCAATCAATTCTAATCCTCATattaaagatgaaatttttacaacaaaatcattgaCATCAGAATCTTCATCTTTACCTTTTGTACCATTTCttaatgaagaattgtttCCATGGTATAATCGTccatttaattattttgttcCACTTAAAAAGGATCATAGATcatcaaatgatttaattttcgataaatttgataaaatgagtaattattttattgaaCTGGAtgaattggaagaattaaatgatgCTAGATTTTCTTTAAATGAAGATATACCCCAAGacaatagtaataatgctgaagaagaagaatttgatgatgatattgataaattattaaatacaACCACCAttacaaccaccaccaccactaaaATGGATTTCCCAGATATGACtaaaattcttgataatcaagaaaaggcaaaacaacaacaacaacaacaatctcATCAAGATTTAGAAGATTTACGTAAAGAATTAggtaaattttcaaatgaagatgttgatgttaGTGAATTCCCTAATATAGCAAAATTGGTagaagattttgaaaatgctgattcaacaagaacaaatcAATCTGAAAATCttaatttagaaaatttaagaaaagaattaaatcaatttagtGTTGAATCAtctaatgaagaagaatctaaaaaaaatgatattaaatttgatgtgattgataaattgaaattgattgaacTGGAAACTGATGAAAAGGTACCCTTATTTACTACAGATACAAACAATATTGATGAACATTTAAcaccaaaacaaattgatgaattatatGAACAAGTTTCAGATTTAAAATTCACATCTGATTTAAATGGAGTAAATGAAGATAAGATTATTAGTTCTGCTTATACATTACAATTTGGAACCATTGttatgaaaaataaaaaaactcCCTCATCTAATGGATTAATTCCTAAACCAATCATTAACAGTGGAGatttccaattccaatttgtTAATTCTGCACCATTTAtgaatgatttaattagtTCATATCCAGTGATTCCTCAACCTGGTTGTCGTCAACAATTTAATGAACAACCATATGCCAATAGTATGGCAATTCGATTAATTCCATCAATGtatcaaatgaaaaagaaaaataataataataataataataataaatatgaaatcactgataaatatttgaaatatccACCAGTAGAAATTCAAGCTCAACTTGATCGTGGACAAATTTTACATTATACATTACAAGTATTATCACTTGAAGCCGTAAAAAATGTCGCCATTCCATTACCTAAATTACCTTGTGATATTCAAGTATCAAGATTATTACTCGGTAGTCTATTACCCATGAATAACGAGGAGGAAAATCTGTCAGTATCAGTATCAGTATCTCCAAAAGTCCGATTATCTAATCATCAACCagatttaatcaattttttggaagaatcaaaattgaatttcacTGGAACAGAGAAAATCAATGTTAAaccatcaattgaattaattattaatgatgatggaggaggaggagaaggagaaggagaatcaataaaaataaaatatgaTTATTTACATGTATCATATAAAACCgatttaaaatttatcGTTAATGAAAGAGAAATATTAATGAGTTTTATAGAAGGTGGAGAATTTGGTGGTAAAAATTGTGAAATTGCTATTGGAAATGGAGAATTATCAAagaatgaatttgaaaaattattaaaagattCAATACTGTTGATTAAACAGAtttga